A genomic stretch from Terriglobus sp. RCC_193 includes:
- the lpxD gene encoding UDP-3-O-(3-hydroxymyristoyl)glucosamine N-acyltransferase, which translates to MKLAEIAQRLGAELVGGNGDVEITGVAGIEHASASEITFIANPKYTAQAKTTRAAAILVEPDFPALDGTATLRIQNCYRAFAQAITFFYHPPKYASGIHPTAVVDPSAKIGSNAHIGAYVVIGSDVVIGEDAVLLPHSVIYAGAVIGSRFFAHAHAVVREFCRLGDDVVLQNGAVIGADGFGYARETAGGWTKIVQSGAAVLGDRVEVQANACIDRASIGETRIGDGSKIDNLVQVGHGSTVGQDTLLCAQVGLAGSTEVGSRVILAGQVGVAGHCKVGDGAVATAQSGIPSDVAANSVVSGYPAMDNKLWLRSVAAFARLPEMVRELRTLRKDRSV; encoded by the coding sequence ATGAAGTTAGCGGAAATTGCGCAACGGTTGGGTGCCGAACTGGTAGGCGGCAACGGCGATGTGGAGATCACCGGGGTTGCCGGGATTGAGCACGCCAGCGCCTCAGAGATTACCTTCATCGCCAATCCGAAGTACACCGCGCAGGCAAAGACCACCAGGGCCGCTGCCATTCTGGTGGAGCCGGATTTTCCTGCTCTGGATGGTACTGCGACGCTTCGCATCCAGAACTGCTATCGGGCTTTCGCCCAGGCCATTACGTTCTTCTATCACCCGCCAAAGTATGCATCGGGTATCCATCCCACGGCGGTCGTTGACCCCTCGGCAAAGATCGGTTCCAACGCCCACATTGGCGCATATGTGGTAATCGGGTCGGATGTGGTGATTGGAGAAGATGCTGTTCTCCTTCCTCACAGTGTCATCTATGCTGGAGCCGTAATCGGTAGCCGTTTCTTCGCACACGCCCACGCCGTAGTCCGCGAGTTCTGCCGCCTGGGTGATGACGTAGTCCTGCAGAATGGGGCGGTCATTGGCGCGGATGGCTTCGGCTATGCTCGCGAAACTGCCGGTGGCTGGACCAAGATCGTGCAGTCCGGTGCTGCTGTTCTTGGTGATCGCGTTGAAGTGCAGGCAAATGCATGTATCGACAGGGCAAGCATCGGTGAAACACGTATTGGCGACGGTAGCAAGATCGACAACCTGGTGCAGGTGGGTCACGGTTCCACTGTCGGGCAGGACACGTTGCTATGCGCACAGGTGGGCCTTGCGGGGTCTACAGAGGTGGGCAGCCGCGTCATTCTGGCCGGGCAGGTCGGTGTTGCCGGGCATTGCAAGGTGGGCGATGGCGCCGTTGCGACGGCACAAAGCGGCATCCCCAGCGACGTGGCGGCAAACAGCGTGGTGAGCGGCTATCCCGCCATGGACAACAAGCTCTGGCTGCGTTCGGTGGCAGCTTTTGCCCGCCTGCCGGAGATGGTGCGTGAACTGCGCACTTTGCGCAAGGACCGTTCGGTGTAA
- a CDS encoding TIGR03435 family protein — protein MHLRAPVIAFAVLLTTPQQTPESFDVVVIHPNHTGERNTQMDLSRPGQFIAVNATARTLLRNAYGLLPFQLAGAPSWDDEDAFDIRAKIDSPDIITQAQFKILLQSLLADRFHLKAHWETRDSPVYVLVRDKGEPKITSHTDSLRHGMNTRKTATSVNMKGDGVPMQELSTNLANQLGRYVIDQTDLKGNYDFVLNWSPDQNSDTNLPSLFTAIREQLGLRLEAQKGPMPVLVVDHIEKPSDN, from the coding sequence GTGCACCTTCGTGCCCCAGTTATCGCCTTTGCCGTACTGCTGACGACACCACAACAAACACCAGAATCCTTTGATGTCGTCGTCATCCATCCGAACCATACGGGGGAGCGAAACACTCAGATGGATCTCTCGCGCCCGGGTCAATTCATCGCAGTGAATGCAACGGCTCGCACGCTGCTTCGTAATGCCTACGGCCTGTTACCGTTCCAGCTTGCTGGCGCGCCAAGTTGGGACGACGAAGATGCTTTCGACATTCGCGCAAAAATCGACTCACCTGACATCATCACGCAGGCCCAATTCAAGATTCTGCTACAGTCGCTCCTTGCAGATCGGTTTCATTTGAAAGCGCATTGGGAGACGCGTGACTCCCCTGTGTATGTGCTGGTCCGTGACAAGGGTGAACCAAAGATCACGTCCCACACCGATTCACTGAGACATGGCATGAATACAAGAAAGACGGCAACCAGCGTCAATATGAAAGGCGATGGCGTGCCGATGCAGGAGCTGTCGACCAACCTTGCTAACCAGCTGGGTCGGTATGTGATCGATCAGACAGACCTGAAAGGAAACTACGATTTCGTTCTGAACTGGAGCCCCGATCAGAACTCCGACACGAACCTGCCGTCACTCTTCACTGCTATCCGAGAGCAGCTTGGACTACGGCTTGAAGCGCAGAAAGGGCCAATGCCGGTGTTGGTCGTGGATCACATCGAGAAACCATCGGACAACTAA
- a CDS encoding YdcF family protein, whose translation MRRLSLWLLGIVVCAALLYFLVPIVSYETIPSRNTNAAHFDTLIVLGHPAQADGSPDPEMRERVEEAVREYRAGIAPNIIMSGSSAHNHFVEAKVMADLAEHEGVPANAVIEEDKAQDTIQNIWYSRVIMQQRGWNSAEVISSAYHLPRTSLILQHYTGPLAFSWRTHASLWPSEYGAWKRIQYRWHEALGSVKLRLYGFGHRKYLPQA comes from the coding sequence ATGCGCCGCCTTTCTCTTTGGCTTCTGGGCATTGTTGTCTGTGCCGCTCTTCTGTATTTCCTTGTTCCCATCGTTTCTTATGAGACGATTCCTAGTCGCAATACCAACGCTGCCCACTTTGATACGTTGATCGTCCTGGGACATCCTGCGCAGGCCGATGGCTCTCCTGATCCCGAAATGCGGGAGCGGGTGGAAGAAGCCGTCCGAGAGTATCGCGCCGGCATAGCCCCAAACATCATCATGAGTGGCAGTTCGGCCCACAACCACTTTGTTGAAGCGAAGGTTATGGCGGACCTGGCAGAGCATGAGGGCGTCCCTGCGAATGCGGTGATTGAAGAGGATAAGGCTCAGGACACGATCCAGAACATCTGGTACAGCCGCGTGATCATGCAACAGAGGGGATGGAACTCAGCGGAAGTGATCAGTTCTGCTTATCATCTACCCAGAACATCACTGATCCTGCAGCATTACACCGGCCCGCTCGCATTCTCCTGGCGGACACACGCTTCTCTTTGGCCATCGGAATATGGGGCATGGAAGCGGATTCAGTATCGCTGGCATGAGGCGTTAGGCAGCGTGAAACTGCGCCTCTATGGCTTCGGCCATCGTAAATATCTTCCGCAGGCATAA
- a CDS encoding EAL domain-containing protein: MASTDSWIPAPLPYNEDERLRVLKSYCVLDSKPEPGFDHLTQLAAELFRVPIVLISLIDEHRQFFKSAIGITFRESPRDTSFCAYSILGNEPLVVLDAQNNECFRTNPFVTDEPHIRFYAGAPLMGRDGMMLGGFSIIDRKPRSEFSERERECLKQFAALTVLTMEHRLYPERLSRINDEIVRANERFKLATQATTEGIWDWDCVRDSLYLSGRVRSIVGEEAVDAHVSIEDWMRRIHPADRPRVNTLADMRATSELSFYNEYRVSHEDGRWRWIANRGVAVRNSAGEPVRLVGAMVDITERKTVDVLTGLSTRTYLLEHLERLMDAGTHVEDNFAVYVVNLDSFKLLNSGLGRAAGDSALREVGLRLSKLASVHPDSIAARLSADEFAIVLGGKQDEQEALRVAEELSMLLGSSIALDDKRISLSVSIGLATCAHPCESAADLLQCAEIALGEAKLQGGGTWFLFAETMRHGMLRQIELSSALQKAISNEELEVYYQPKLHLPSRKVIGFEALVRWHHPRFGMISAEEFIGIAEQFDLIVELGTLVLTRAIEQLAQWREHGLVDDDVSMAVNLSALQLEDRRLGRMLRDLTEKYRVPPRCISLEVTEGILIGDTERANALLEELKNTGVLLDLDDFGTGYSSLSYLQRFPFDGLKVDRSFVMNMLESREKAALVRSIIALAHALHLNVIAEGIETAEQLELLREMGCEYGQGYLFSKPLPASGMQTFLSTAVASQLH; this comes from the coding sequence ATGGCTTCAACAGATAGCTGGATTCCAGCGCCGCTTCCGTATAACGAAGACGAGCGCCTCCGCGTTCTCAAAAGTTATTGCGTTCTGGATAGCAAGCCGGAACCGGGCTTCGACCATCTGACGCAGCTTGCAGCGGAACTCTTCCGTGTGCCGATCGTATTGATTTCGCTCATCGATGAACATCGGCAGTTTTTCAAATCTGCCATCGGAATCACCTTTCGCGAAAGCCCTCGTGATACTTCATTTTGCGCCTATTCGATTTTGGGGAATGAACCGCTGGTAGTCCTGGACGCGCAAAACAATGAATGCTTCCGGACCAATCCGTTTGTAACAGACGAGCCGCATATTCGGTTTTATGCAGGAGCACCTCTCATGGGGCGCGACGGTATGATGCTGGGTGGTTTTTCCATCATCGACAGGAAGCCACGCAGCGAGTTTTCAGAGCGTGAACGTGAATGTCTGAAGCAATTTGCAGCGCTGACGGTGCTTACCATGGAGCATCGTCTCTATCCGGAACGCCTGTCCCGCATTAACGATGAGATCGTTCGGGCGAACGAACGCTTCAAACTCGCTACGCAGGCCACCACGGAGGGCATCTGGGATTGGGATTGCGTTCGCGATTCCTTGTATCTGTCAGGCCGCGTCCGATCCATCGTGGGAGAAGAGGCTGTGGATGCTCACGTGAGCATTGAAGACTGGATGAGAAGGATTCATCCAGCAGACAGGCCTCGTGTCAACACACTTGCCGATATGCGCGCCACCAGTGAACTTTCGTTCTACAACGAATACCGCGTTAGCCATGAGGACGGGCGCTGGCGGTGGATTGCAAATCGAGGAGTTGCAGTCAGAAACAGCGCGGGGGAACCCGTGCGTCTGGTCGGCGCCATGGTGGATATCACAGAACGTAAGACCGTGGATGTTCTTACGGGGTTATCGACCCGAACTTATCTGCTGGAACATCTGGAACGGCTGATGGATGCGGGCACGCACGTAGAAGACAATTTTGCGGTTTACGTGGTCAATCTGGATTCGTTCAAGTTGTTGAACAGCGGTCTGGGACGAGCTGCAGGAGACAGCGCGTTGCGAGAAGTCGGGCTGCGGCTTTCCAAGCTGGCATCGGTACATCCAGACAGCATCGCGGCTCGCCTCTCGGCAGATGAATTTGCCATTGTGCTGGGTGGAAAACAAGACGAACAGGAGGCGCTTCGCGTTGCAGAAGAACTCAGCATGTTGCTGGGAAGTTCTATCGCTCTGGACGACAAACGAATCTCACTCTCCGTAAGCATTGGGCTTGCGACGTGCGCTCATCCCTGCGAAAGTGCGGCTGATCTGTTGCAATGTGCTGAGATTGCGCTTGGCGAGGCAAAACTGCAGGGAGGCGGAACATGGTTCCTGTTTGCCGAAACCATGCGTCACGGAATGCTTCGTCAGATTGAGCTTTCTTCGGCACTCCAAAAGGCTATTTCCAACGAAGAGCTGGAGGTCTATTACCAGCCCAAATTACACTTGCCGTCGCGTAAGGTCATTGGATTTGAAGCGCTCGTGCGATGGCATCATCCCAGGTTCGGCATGATCTCGGCGGAAGAGTTCATCGGCATTGCCGAACAGTTCGATCTGATTGTGGAACTGGGGACGCTGGTGCTGACACGCGCCATTGAACAATTGGCGCAATGGCGTGAGCATGGCCTGGTGGACGATGACGTCTCCATGGCGGTGAATCTTTCGGCATTACAACTGGAGGATCGGCGGCTTGGCAGAATGTTGCGAGACCTTACCGAGAAGTATCGTGTTCCGCCCCGGTGCATTTCGCTGGAAGTTACAGAAGGCATCCTGATTGGCGATACAGAACGTGCCAACGCTCTGCTGGAAGAGCTCAAGAATACCGGCGTCTTGCTGGATCTTGATGACTTCGGAACAGGCTATTCCTCGCTCAGTTATCTGCAACGCTTTCCGTTTGATGGCCTGAAGGTAGATCGTTCCTTCGTGATGAATATGCTGGAGAGCCGCGAAAAGGCCGCGTTAGTGCGCTCGATCATTGCGCTGGCACATGCGCTGCATCTCAATGTGATTGCAGAGGGAATTGAGACCGCGGAACAGCTCGAACTGCTTCGTGAAATGGGTTGCGAATACGGCCAGGGGTATTTATTTTCAAAGCCGCTGCCTGCGTCCGGCATGCAGACCTTTCTCTCAACGGCCGTGGCATCGCAGCTTCACTAA
- a CDS encoding CCA tRNA nucleotidyltransferase — protein MADYIYLLENRLSHAQQKAVGALRTIARESDATIFLTGGAVRDLTAGASVRDIDLTIQGDLSRIRKGLGAAGFEIVGENASAHQLFLTYSGGVRLELSSAVTVSWPKPGKPKYEPGSLIDDLRGRDFTANAMAISLNEGSYGLLMDPLNGVADIENRELRLVSNYGFIEEPSRLMRAVRLMSRLGWQLEEKTRQRYETAKEEGYISALSAWNKGYELEEIFHEEDPVRVLRALEAEGWMQHLFPALQSAKVNTASLSDLYTRQGELQIQGVLGHIAAIAFPLVTGKMSAGDVSSLKKLIARQGFVREIESLDARVKDFAAKLTAKEAAAPSVAWKLLHATEPDLVLATYFSSKSAPVQARLKTFLTESPNARQRIPYPLLTEMRITPDLPGYNELLDKLFFELMDGRLATPEEMKAFLEPYSPPAPPPPPNLRRARARKEPKGRGKKKAVEVDIEGSDLEGIPLTVAAEEELAGLETGLTEEGDLTGPNRGPEPSRKEPIEKVAPLPAKGAPKDKKVAKAVAEKKAPAKAVPTAKPAAKPAVIVKPSIPAKKTTPAKAAAPVKAAAPAKKVAAKPSAPTKKAPAKAVTKTVAAKQPVKKVAAKPIKKAAPVKKASAKPVKKPVKAKPAKAVAKKVVAVKKAPAKVVKKAAPAKPAKAPAKKAAPAKKVAAKPAKKAPAKKARR, from the coding sequence ATGGCTGATTATATCTATCTGCTGGAAAACCGCCTTTCGCACGCGCAGCAGAAGGCCGTCGGTGCACTCCGCACCATTGCTCGCGAGAGCGATGCCACTATTTTCCTCACAGGCGGCGCAGTCCGCGACCTGACTGCGGGGGCTTCCGTCCGGGATATCGACCTGACCATTCAGGGCGACTTGTCTCGCATACGAAAAGGCTTAGGGGCTGCTGGATTTGAGATTGTGGGCGAAAATGCCTCCGCTCACCAGCTTTTCCTGACCTATTCCGGTGGTGTCCGGCTGGAACTTAGCTCGGCCGTTACCGTTTCGTGGCCGAAGCCGGGCAAGCCGAAATACGAGCCGGGCAGCCTCATCGACGACCTTCGCGGCCGCGACTTTACCGCGAATGCGATGGCCATCTCGCTGAACGAAGGTTCCTACGGCCTGTTGATGGACCCGCTGAACGGCGTTGCGGACATTGAAAACCGGGAACTGCGCCTCGTCAGCAACTATGGGTTTATTGAGGAGCCTTCGCGGCTGATGCGTGCCGTTCGGTTGATGTCGCGACTGGGCTGGCAGTTGGAAGAGAAGACCCGTCAGCGTTATGAGACTGCAAAAGAAGAAGGTTACATCTCCGCTCTGAGCGCCTGGAACAAGGGATACGAGCTGGAGGAGATCTTCCACGAAGAAGACCCGGTGCGCGTACTGCGCGCTCTGGAAGCAGAAGGCTGGATGCAGCACCTGTTCCCGGCACTGCAGTCGGCGAAGGTAAACACGGCTTCGCTCTCGGACCTGTACACCCGCCAGGGCGAATTACAGATACAGGGCGTCCTCGGTCATATTGCCGCCATCGCATTTCCGTTGGTGACGGGCAAGATGTCCGCAGGCGACGTTTCCTCGTTAAAGAAACTGATCGCGCGGCAGGGGTTTGTCCGGGAGATTGAGTCTCTGGACGCCCGCGTGAAGGACTTTGCTGCAAAACTCACGGCAAAGGAAGCCGCCGCGCCGTCTGTTGCCTGGAAGTTACTGCACGCAACTGAACCAGATCTGGTTCTGGCCACGTACTTCAGCAGCAAGAGTGCTCCGGTACAGGCGCGCCTGAAGACCTTCCTCACAGAGTCTCCGAACGCACGGCAACGCATCCCATATCCGTTGCTTACGGAGATGCGGATTACTCCGGATCTTCCGGGTTATAACGAACTTCTGGATAAGCTGTTCTTCGAACTGATGGATGGGCGGCTTGCGACTCCGGAAGAGATGAAGGCCTTCCTGGAGCCGTATTCACCCCCGGCACCTCCGCCGCCGCCGAACCTGCGTCGTGCTCGTGCACGCAAGGAACCCAAAGGCCGCGGTAAGAAGAAAGCAGTCGAGGTCGATATCGAGGGCTCCGACCTGGAAGGCATTCCTCTGACTGTTGCAGCGGAAGAGGAACTGGCTGGCCTGGAAACCGGCCTGACCGAAGAGGGCGATCTCACGGGGCCGAATCGTGGTCCTGAGCCAAGCAGGAAAGAGCCGATCGAGAAGGTGGCTCCGCTTCCGGCAAAGGGCGCTCCGAAAGATAAGAAGGTAGCCAAGGCCGTTGCGGAAAAGAAAGCTCCTGCCAAGGCAGTTCCGACGGCCAAGCCTGCGGCGAAACCTGCTGTAATTGTGAAGCCTTCTATCCCTGCGAAGAAGACGACACCAGCCAAAGCGGCTGCGCCTGTAAAGGCTGCTGCTCCGGCAAAGAAGGTGGCTGCAAAGCCGTCTGCCCCAACAAAGAAAGCGCCAGCCAAAGCTGTGACGAAGACCGTCGCGGCAAAACAACCGGTCAAGAAAGTTGCTGCCAAGCCCATTAAGAAGGCAGCACCGGTCAAGAAGGCTTCCGCTAAGCCCGTCAAGAAGCCTGTGAAAGCAAAGCCAGCCAAAGCCGTCGCGAAGAAAGTCGTCGCGGTGAAGAAGGCCCCCGCCAAAGTAGTCAAAAAAGCGGCCCCGGCTAAACCGGCGAAGGCACCTGCGAAAAAGGCAGCTCCAGCAAAGAAGGTAGCTGCCAAACCGGCAAAGAAGGCTCCTGCCAAAAAGGCGCGCCGGTAA
- a CDS encoding MBL fold metallo-hydrolase has protein sequence MQRETFPVAPLGCNCSILFDSSTSDATVVDPGSDILRIVGFLAARTLTLRQIVVTHGHLDHIAGAKLLSEQTGAPVVFHPADIFQLSWMEQQAAWMGVPVPKTGPPDIEAVEGMKLHVGSEAGEVLHTPGHTEGSISLYFPQSNLLLAGDTLFREGIGRTDLPGGDGKQIIASIREKLLPLPETTHVIAGHGSDTTLEHELQRNPFLL, from the coding sequence ATGCAGCGCGAAACCTTCCCCGTAGCACCGCTTGGCTGCAACTGCTCCATCCTTTTCGATTCGTCGACATCCGACGCCACGGTTGTTGATCCGGGATCAGATATTCTGCGCATCGTCGGCTTCCTCGCCGCCCGAACTCTCACGCTGCGACAGATCGTCGTCACGCACGGCCACCTGGATCACATCGCCGGGGCAAAACTTTTGTCCGAACAAACAGGCGCGCCGGTCGTTTTCCATCCTGCGGACATCTTCCAGCTTTCCTGGATGGAGCAGCAGGCCGCGTGGATGGGCGTCCCGGTGCCGAAAACAGGGCCACCTGACATCGAAGCGGTGGAGGGTATGAAACTCCACGTCGGCTCCGAGGCAGGAGAGGTTCTGCATACGCCGGGTCATACAGAGGGCAGCATCTCGCTCTACTTTCCGCAGAGTAACCTGCTGCTGGCTGGCGATACCCTCTTCCGCGAAGGTATCGGTCGTACGGACCTCCCAGGCGGTGATGGCAAACAGATCATCGCTTCGATCCGCGAAAAGCTGTTACCGCTACCAGAGACGACACACGTGATCGCTGGACATGGTTCCGACACAACACTCGAACATGAACTCCAACGAAACCCCTTCCTTCTTTGA
- the tmk gene encoding dTMP kinase, translating to MSDSLSQQRRGFFITFEGPDGSGKTTQIRRTVEWLRSRDIEPVLLRQPGGTPLGEKIRAILLDSRAQDPVSPLTELALMFADRAQSIHEIIQPALREGRVILCDRYTDSSEAYQGAGRGLGSDRVLAVHRAICDDLQPDLTILLLPDAEKALERAHRRNQRNIQQTGTDENRFEAEGEAFYRRIHAAYAGIAAREPQRVALIGPGTGDDGIDAIAARIREIITGRLEQHLHSV from the coding sequence GTGAGCGATTCCCTTTCGCAGCAGCGGCGCGGCTTTTTCATCACGTTTGAAGGTCCGGATGGTTCCGGCAAGACCACGCAGATTCGTCGCACCGTAGAGTGGCTGCGCAGCCGGGATATCGAACCTGTTCTGCTACGTCAGCCGGGTGGCACGCCGCTGGGAGAAAAGATTCGCGCCATCCTGCTCGATTCGCGCGCGCAGGATCCGGTATCACCTCTTACAGAACTCGCGCTGATGTTCGCAGACCGCGCGCAGTCGATCCACGAAATCATTCAACCTGCGCTGCGTGAAGGTCGCGTCATTCTTTGCGATCGTTATACCGATTCCAGCGAGGCATATCAGGGCGCAGGGCGCGGGCTTGGCTCCGATCGTGTGCTTGCCGTGCATCGCGCTATTTGCGACGATCTGCAGCCGGATCTGACCATCCTTCTACTTCCAGATGCGGAGAAGGCACTGGAACGTGCGCATCGCCGCAATCAGCGGAACATCCAGCAGACCGGCACGGATGAAAACCGTTTTGAAGCCGAGGGTGAGGCGTTCTACCGCCGCATTCACGCCGCGTATGCAGGCATTGCAGCGCGCGAACCGCAGCGGGTTGCACTGATCGGTCCCGGCACAGGGGATGATGGCATCGATGCCATCGCCGCAAGAATCCGCGAGATCATAACGGGACGTCTGGAACAGCATCTGCACAGCGTCTAA
- a CDS encoding ATP-binding protein, with translation MFRFSDFVGNTATVVQLRRAIASGRLPSSILLSGPAGSGKYTLSLLLTMSLLCENQPREAHADGDLADFCGHCRNCTRIAEAMDLPAMVDAAVAAREELRETDKKETRVLIQTHPDVLILPPDPPQLLVKLGQVRSLIHSIYSLPGEAKSRVYLFPSAAFMKEAANSLLKVLEEPPAYAHIILMAEHPGELLPTIRSRCAPVRLGALSAAEIEELLATRKPEVKPAQRELIARLAQGAAGKALSFDLESYLAARADAMVLLRSAVLDTEHTDLFKTTETYRAGADGQQKTQAMLAALAGLLEDLLLLRSGVPDRIRNVDIRRDLDTLADSVTFEWLENALRGMDQVISGMRRNLLRSLSLDAFAESMSSSRR, from the coding sequence ATGTTTCGCTTTTCTGATTTCGTGGGCAACACCGCTACGGTGGTGCAACTTCGTCGCGCCATCGCCTCAGGACGCCTGCCGTCTTCAATCCTGCTAAGCGGCCCCGCGGGTAGCGGCAAGTACACGCTTTCGCTGCTGCTGACAATGTCACTGCTTTGCGAAAATCAGCCGCGCGAAGCGCACGCCGATGGCGACCTTGCTGACTTCTGCGGGCATTGCCGCAACTGCACTCGTATCGCAGAAGCTATGGACCTTCCTGCGATGGTCGATGCGGCAGTCGCAGCACGCGAGGAACTTCGCGAAACAGATAAGAAGGAAACCCGCGTTCTGATTCAAACCCACCCGGATGTGCTGATCCTCCCGCCCGATCCGCCGCAACTTCTGGTCAAACTTGGCCAGGTGCGTTCGCTGATTCACAGCATCTATTCCCTGCCGGGCGAAGCCAAGAGCCGCGTCTATCTGTTCCCTTCTGCGGCATTCATGAAAGAAGCGGCAAACAGCCTCCTGAAGGTTCTGGAAGAACCTCCTGCTTACGCGCACATCATTCTCATGGCCGAGCATCCCGGCGAACTGTTGCCCACCATTCGCAGCCGTTGTGCGCCGGTCCGTCTCGGAGCCCTGTCCGCCGCAGAGATTGAAGAGCTGTTAGCGACTCGCAAACCCGAAGTAAAACCCGCACAACGAGAGTTGATTGCGCGTCTGGCGCAGGGAGCAGCGGGCAAGGCCCTCAGCTTTGATCTTGAAAGTTATCTTGCAGCGCGCGCAGATGCTATGGTTCTGCTCCGCTCTGCCGTTCTTGATACAGAACATACAGACCTGTTCAAGACAACGGAAACGTATCGTGCTGGCGCGGACGGACAGCAGAAGACGCAGGCCATGCTTGCGGCGCTCGCAGGATTGCTGGAGGACCTGCTGCTGCTACGCAGCGGCGTACCCGACCGCATCCGTAACGTGGACATCCGCCGCGATCTCGACACGCTTGCTGACTCCGTCACCTTCGAATGGCTGGAGAACGCTCTGCGCGGCATGGACCAGGTCATCAGCGGTATGCGTCGCAATCTGCTGCGGTCGCTCTCGCTGGACGCTTTCGCAGAATCCATGTCCAGCAGCCGTCGTTGA
- a CDS encoding response regulator codes for MPYLLASDLLSMDEQRTTETASLSTAESGSPVRVLLLDDDPANLLLRAAILRQNGYEVLSAGTIEEANAYLEQTDIAVLDYHLGHGKFGTAVAAKLRQRRPEVPIIILSATLERRFGGVEDMHLLKGHSSAEDLLSALRGLEAKRRGAPVVVNAREFYYSRIAMAIGVDVLVQILDPEGTWHYVNESAAAYLEKPREWFPGRNMFAEMSDSLRDWRDVLHAVSTTRETYIDRTRRGLLAAPRPEEVAATWSVLAFPIMLHDGSSGVVLSARILERNSGTPVFIA; via the coding sequence GTGCCATATCTCCTCGCATCAGACCTGTTGAGCATGGACGAGCAAAGAACAACGGAAACCGCCTCGCTATCTACTGCAGAAAGCGGTTCACCTGTCCGCGTTTTACTTCTCGACGACGATCCCGCAAATCTGCTCCTGCGCGCAGCGATCCTGCGCCAGAATGGTTACGAGGTGCTCTCCGCGGGCACGATCGAGGAGGCGAACGCCTATCTTGAGCAAACAGACATCGCTGTTCTGGACTACCACCTGGGACATGGAAAATTTGGCACGGCTGTAGCCGCGAAGCTACGCCAGCGTCGGCCCGAAGTGCCCATCATCATCCTTTCCGCCACACTGGAGCGTCGTTTCGGTGGTGTGGAGGATATGCATCTGTTGAAGGGGCACAGTTCTGCTGAGGATCTGCTTTCTGCTTTACGAGGTCTGGAGGCAAAACGCCGTGGCGCTCCTGTGGTGGTCAATGCGCGAGAGTTTTATTACAGCCGCATTGCCATGGCGATTGGCGTCGATGTGCTGGTGCAGATTCTCGATCCTGAAGGCACCTGGCACTACGTCAATGAAAGTGCTGCGGCCTATCTCGAGAAGCCTCGCGAGTGGTTTCCGGGACGCAACATGTTTGCAGAGATGAGCGATAGCCTGCGCGACTGGCGCGATGTATTGCACGCCGTCTCCACCACGCGCGAAACGTACATCGACCGCACACGCCGCGGGCTGCTGGCAGCACCTCGCCCAGAGGAAGTGGCGGCGACGTGGTCCGTACTGGCATTCCCCATCATGCTGCACGACGGTAGCAGTGGCGTGGTGCTGAGTGCGCGCATCCTGGAACGCAATAGCGGTACGCCTGTCTTCATTGCGTAA
- the secG gene encoding preprotein translocase subunit SecG, translating into MTFLVAFLIVLHVIVCLFLIGVVLIQQGKSADLAGAFGGAGSQTAFGPRGTANLLTRLTTWSAVLFMLTSISLTILMSRSNDRSVLSGIKTQQTTTKK; encoded by the coding sequence ATGACCTTCCTCGTAGCATTTCTCATCGTTCTTCACGTGATCGTTTGCCTGTTCTTGATCGGTGTTGTCCTCATTCAGCAGGGCAAGAGCGCCGATCTGGCAGGAGCTTTCGGCGGTGCCGGATCGCAGACCGCTTTCGGTCCGCGCGGCACGGCAAACCTGCTCACTCGCCTGACCACCTGGTCCGCGGTTCTGTTCATGCTCACATCGATCAGCCTGACGATTCTGATGTCGCGCTCCAACGATCGCTCGGTACTCTCCGGTATCAAGACGCAACAGACCACGACGAAGAAGTAA